From the Nonlabens marinus S1-08 genome, one window contains:
- a CDS encoding cytochrome P450, producing MRTIHKVSAFRFLSRSRQIYKDPLPFHRENFQRYGNTFKISPKPGLMIHFTCDTELTQHILQKNQRNFHKSSLQTDDLGKYIGHGLLTANGEEWRNNRKLVQPAFYKKQLATLVDSMEQVIQKELSRIQPVVVTDIHDIFSDLAFKVVARSLFYLEDMDERINRLQHITEQAQKMLIKELRLPFLQWYYDRRWLSGDSSIAYHLELIDEARAILQDIIDHRRADTKEYGDLLDMLLQSTYEDGSHMSDRQLIDEILVLFIAGHETTANVLTFAAQLLAQHPDKAKAVQQEIANLSSQDLMEQLKELEYTKQVLEETMRLYPPAYVTDRVAVAEDSCGDIEIPKGSIWLISFFEMHRRKDLWERPDDFLPERFEPELRKSYTDHYFPFGAGPRMCIGNNFAMFEMALVLKNILANYDIQPVGNSIEYHPLITLRPKNARVIFTARK from the coding sequence ATGCGCACCATACACAAAGTTTCCGCTTTTAGATTCCTTTCCAGATCCCGACAGATCTATAAAGACCCATTGCCTTTTCACAGAGAGAATTTTCAACGCTATGGGAACACCTTTAAAATCAGTCCAAAGCCTGGCTTGATGATTCATTTTACCTGCGATACAGAACTTACCCAGCACATTTTGCAAAAGAATCAGCGCAACTTTCACAAGTCTAGTCTACAAACAGATGATCTAGGCAAGTACATAGGTCACGGACTATTGACTGCAAACGGCGAGGAGTGGCGCAATAATCGCAAACTGGTTCAACCTGCTTTCTACAAAAAGCAGTTGGCTACTCTGGTCGATTCCATGGAGCAGGTGATTCAAAAAGAATTGAGCCGTATTCAGCCAGTAGTGGTCACTGATATCCACGATATTTTTAGCGATCTAGCGTTTAAGGTTGTAGCCCGCAGCTTGTTTTATCTGGAAGATATGGACGAGCGTATCAACAGGCTTCAACACATTACAGAGCAAGCCCAAAAAATGTTGATCAAAGAGCTGCGCTTGCCTTTTTTACAATGGTATTACGACCGCCGCTGGCTTTCTGGCGATTCCAGTATCGCGTATCATTTGGAACTAATCGATGAGGCGCGAGCGATTTTGCAAGACATCATCGACCATCGTCGTGCGGATACAAAAGAGTACGGTGACCTTCTCGATATGTTGCTGCAATCTACTTATGAAGATGGGTCGCATATGAGCGATAGGCAATTGATTGATGAGATATTGGTGTTGTTCATTGCAGGACATGAAACCACAGCCAATGTGTTGACTTTTGCCGCCCAACTCTTAGCTCAACATCCCGACAAAGCCAAAGCAGTTCAACAAGAGATCGCAAACCTTTCCTCGCAAGATTTGATGGAACAGCTCAAGGAACTGGAGTATACTAAACAGGTGCTTGAAGAAACCATGAGACTATACCCGCCAGCCTACGTGACAGATCGTGTGGCGGTGGCAGAAGATTCTTGCGGCGATATAGAAATACCTAAAGGCAGTATCTGGTTGATCTCCTTCTTTGAAATGCACCGCCGCAAGGATTTGTGGGAGCGACCTGACGATTTCCTGCCAGAACGTTTTGAGCCAGAATTGCGCAAATCCTATACGGATCACTATTTTCCATTTGGCGCGGGACCTCGCATGTGTATTGGGAATAATTTTGCGATGTTTGAAATGGCGTTGGTACTCAAAAATATTCTTGCCAATTATGACATTCAACCTGTAGGTAATTCTATTGAGTACCATCCATTGATCACATTGCGACCTAAAAATGCACGGGTTATCTTCACCGCTAGAAAGTAG
- the ruvA gene encoding Holliday junction branch migration protein RuvA — MIAQLQGQLVEKNLTDVVIDCAGVGYFVEISLHTYSLIPDGEHIKLYTYLLVREDAQRLFGFAEKSEREVFKLLLTVSGIGANTARTMLSSLDPSQIAQAIANGDVRTIQSVKGIGAKTAQRVILDLRDKILQVLEDPQISVLPSNRGRDEALSALETLGYVRKQAQKVVDKILSDQPDATTEQLIKQALKQL; from the coding sequence ATGATTGCTCAACTGCAAGGCCAGCTGGTCGAGAAGAATCTTACTGATGTCGTTATAGATTGCGCTGGTGTAGGCTATTTTGTAGAGATCTCTCTACATACCTATTCCCTTATACCGGACGGTGAACATATCAAATTATATACTTACTTACTAGTACGCGAGGATGCCCAGCGTCTTTTCGGTTTTGCTGAAAAAAGTGAGCGTGAGGTTTTTAAACTTTTGTTGACGGTTTCTGGTATAGGCGCTAATACCGCAAGAACCATGCTTTCCAGTCTAGATCCTTCCCAGATTGCACAAGCCATTGCAAATGGCGACGTGCGCACGATCCAGAGCGTAAAAGGAATTGGCGCTAAAACAGCCCAGCGCGTCATTCTAGATTTGAGAGATAAAATTTTGCAGGTTCTAGAAGATCCACAAATTTCAGTGCTGCCAAGCAATAGAGGCAGAGATGAGGCGTTATCTGCTTTGGAAACCTTAGGGTACGTACGTAAACAGGCTCAGAAAGTGGTTGATAAAATCCTTTCAGACCAGCCAGATGCGACTACAGAACAACTCATTAAGCAAGCACTTAAACAACTATAG
- the ruvB gene encoding Holliday junction branch migration DNA helicase RuvB: MNENLEATGENFSSEERDIERALRPLSFDDFAGQDQILENLKVFVQASNQRGDALDHALFHGPPGLGKTTLAHILAAELGVGIKVTSGPVLDKPGDLAGLLTNLDERDVLFIDEIHRLSPIVEEYLYSAMEDYKIDIMIETGPNARTVQINLAPFTLIGATTRSGLLTAPMRARFGISSRLQYYSTELLSTIVTRSSEILQVEINEDAAIEIAGRSRGTPRIANALLRRVRDFAQIKGTGNIDLSIAQFSLKALNVDAHGLDEMDNKILTTIIDKFKGGPVGITTLSTAVSESAETIEEVYEPFLIQQGFIIRTPRGREVTEHAYKHLGRTPNARMGGLFDQNQ, translated from the coding sequence ATGAATGAAAACCTTGAGGCCACAGGCGAAAACTTTTCTAGTGAAGAACGCGATATAGAACGTGCCTTAAGGCCGCTGTCCTTTGATGATTTTGCTGGACAGGATCAAATCTTGGAAAACTTAAAAGTTTTTGTTCAAGCCTCTAATCAGCGTGGAGATGCTTTAGATCACGCGTTGTTTCATGGACCTCCCGGGTTAGGTAAAACCACATTAGCACACATACTTGCAGCAGAATTAGGCGTAGGGATCAAAGTGACTTCTGGACCCGTTTTAGACAAGCCAGGTGATCTGGCTGGTTTGTTGACTAACCTAGATGAGCGAGATGTCCTATTTATTGATGAGATCCACCGTTTGAGCCCAATCGTTGAAGAATACTTGTATTCGGCAATGGAGGATTACAAGATCGATATCATGATAGAGACCGGTCCTAACGCACGAACGGTTCAAATCAATCTGGCACCATTTACCTTGATAGGTGCCACCACCAGAAGCGGATTACTTACAGCACCGATGCGAGCGCGTTTCGGTATATCCTCTAGATTACAATATTATTCTACAGAACTTTTATCAACCATTGTGACGCGAAGTTCTGAAATACTTCAGGTTGAGATAAATGAAGACGCTGCCATCGAGATCGCAGGACGCAGCCGTGGAACTCCTCGTATTGCCAATGCTTTGTTGCGCCGGGTGCGTGATTTTGCCCAAATCAAAGGAACTGGAAATATTGATTTGAGTATTGCTCAATTTTCATTGAAAGCATTGAATGTAGACGCACATGGACTGGATGAGATGGATAATAAAATATTGACCACCATTATCGATAAGTTTAAAGGCGGCCCAGTGGGGATCACCACGCTCTCCACCGCTGTATCAGAAAGTGCCGAAACTATTGAAGAGGTCTACGAACCCTTCTTGATCCAGCAAGGGTTTATCATTCGCACGCCTAGAGGTCGTGAGGTTACTGAGCATGCATACAAGCATTTGGGGCGCACGCCTAATGCAAGGATGGGTGGGCTTTTCGACCAAAACCAGTAA
- a CDS encoding NADP-dependent malic enzyme: protein MSSKPSRRREALVYHAKPTPGKIKVVPTKKYSSQRDLSLAYSPGVAEPCLEIVKDPANVYKYTTKGNLVAVISNGTAVLGLGDIGPLASKPVMEGKGLLFKIFADLDCFDIEVDTKNIEEFIATVKNIAPTFGGINLEDIKAPEAFEIERRLKEELDIPVMHDDQHGTAIISSAALLNALELAGKKIQDVQIVISGAGSAAISCTSLYVKLGARKENIMMFDIDGLITKNRTDLGEMQMQFATDKEPMSLAQAMVGSDVFLGLSAGNIVSQEMVQSMNADPIVFAMANPTPEIDYDLAMAAREDIIMATGRSDHPNQVNNVLGFPFIFRGAMDVRATMINEEMKLAATHAIANLAKEPVPEQVNIAYGELRLNFGRDYIIPKPFDPRLIATIPPAVARAAMESGVAQEPITDWDKYEEQLLSRMGSDNKLVRLLLNRARINPKRIVFAEADNIDVLKAAQIVLEEGIGTPILLGRKDVIEEMKKELEFDEPCLIIDPKTDEESARRDRYAHEFWKLRQRKGVTEFDAGKTLRQRNYFAAMMVKVGDADALITGVAQSYPRSVRPMMEIIGMAPGVEKIATTNLMITDRGPLFISDTSININPDSLALAKIAQMTGKTATMFGVEPVIAMISYANFGSSKHPHATKVTDAVKYLHQYYPSIIVDGEIQTDFALNAEMLQQKFPFSKLAGKKVNTLIFPNLESSNSTYKLLKELRGIDSIGPIMMGMQKPCHILQLGASVDEIVNMAAVAVIDAQQKEKKAAQQSQASVKAD from the coding sequence ATGAGCAGCAAGCCTAGTAGAAGGAGAGAAGCACTGGTTTATCACGCAAAACCTACACCTGGAAAGATCAAGGTGGTACCTACCAAAAAATACAGCAGTCAGCGCGACTTGTCGCTTGCCTACAGTCCAGGAGTGGCTGAACCTTGTCTTGAAATCGTTAAGGACCCAGCGAATGTCTATAAATACACTACTAAAGGAAATCTAGTTGCGGTCATTAGTAATGGTACCGCAGTTTTAGGATTAGGAGACATCGGCCCATTAGCCAGCAAGCCTGTCATGGAAGGTAAAGGCCTTCTCTTCAAGATTTTTGCAGATCTAGATTGTTTTGATATCGAGGTGGACACTAAGAATATAGAAGAGTTCATTGCTACAGTAAAGAATATCGCTCCCACTTTTGGAGGTATCAATCTAGAGGACATTAAAGCTCCAGAAGCGTTTGAAATTGAAAGAAGACTTAAAGAGGAACTGGACATTCCCGTCATGCATGACGATCAGCATGGTACGGCTATTATTTCTAGTGCAGCATTACTTAATGCGCTGGAACTGGCAGGTAAAAAAATCCAAGATGTGCAAATCGTAATTTCTGGGGCTGGTAGCGCTGCGATTTCTTGTACGTCCCTTTATGTGAAGTTAGGAGCGCGCAAGGAAAATATCATGATGTTTGATATTGATGGCTTGATTACTAAAAACAGAACGGATCTGGGTGAGATGCAAATGCAATTTGCTACAGATAAAGAGCCTATGTCACTAGCGCAAGCCATGGTTGGGTCTGATGTGTTCCTTGGGTTATCTGCTGGTAATATTGTAAGCCAGGAAATGGTGCAAAGCATGAATGCAGATCCTATCGTTTTTGCAATGGCCAATCCAACGCCAGAGATTGATTATGATCTTGCGATGGCAGCACGAGAGGATATTATTATGGCGACCGGTCGTAGCGACCACCCTAATCAGGTGAATAATGTGCTGGGCTTTCCGTTCATCTTTAGAGGGGCGATGGACGTACGTGCGACCATGATTAATGAAGAAATGAAACTGGCAGCAACGCATGCTATCGCTAACCTTGCCAAGGAACCGGTTCCAGAGCAAGTGAATATTGCATACGGAGAATTGAGGCTCAACTTCGGGAGGGATTATATTATTCCAAAGCCATTTGACCCACGATTGATCGCTACAATTCCGCCTGCTGTAGCGAGAGCAGCAATGGAGTCAGGAGTAGCGCAAGAACCTATTACGGATTGGGATAAATATGAAGAGCAGTTATTGAGCCGTATGGGCTCTGACAATAAGCTAGTCCGTTTGCTACTCAATCGTGCACGTATCAACCCTAAACGCATCGTTTTTGCTGAGGCAGATAACATTGACGTCTTAAAAGCGGCACAAATTGTCTTGGAAGAAGGAATCGGAACTCCGATCCTGCTAGGAAGAAAGGATGTGATTGAAGAAATGAAAAAAGAGCTGGAATTTGATGAGCCTTGCTTGATCATTGACCCTAAAACAGACGAGGAGTCTGCAAGACGAGATCGTTATGCCCACGAATTCTGGAAACTACGCCAGCGTAAAGGTGTTACAGAGTTTGACGCAGGAAAAACATTACGTCAGCGCAACTACTTTGCAGCGATGATGGTAAAAGTAGGAGATGCAGATGCACTGATTACAGGTGTGGCACAATCCTACCCGCGATCCGTTCGTCCTATGATGGAAATTATTGGGATGGCGCCAGGGGTAGAGAAAATTGCAACCACTAACTTAATGATCACAGATCGCGGACCACTATTCATTTCTGACACATCGATTAATATCAATCCAGACTCTTTAGCACTTGCCAAAATTGCTCAGATGACCGGTAAAACTGCAACCATGTTTGGTGTAGAGCCAGTGATAGCCATGATTTCTTATGCTAACTTTGGTTCTAGCAAGCATCCTCACGCAACTAAAGTGACTGATGCGGTAAAGTACTTGCATCAATATTACCCAAGCATTATAGTAGATGGAGAAATTCAAACCGACTTTGCGCTAAATGCAGAAATGCTTCAGCAAAAATTTCCATTCTCTAAGCTGGCGGGTAAAAAAGTCAATACACTAATCTTTCCTAATCTGGAAAGTAGCAATTCTACTTACAAATTACTGAAAGAATTACGTGGTATCGATTCTATTGGACCTATCATGATGGGAATGCAAAAGCCTTGTCACATACTCCAGCTAGGAGCTAGTGTGGACGAGATCGTTAACATGGCGGCAGTAGCTGTTATCGATGCCCAACAAAAAGAGAAAAAAGCTGCGCAACAGTCTCAAGCGAGCGTAAAGGCAGACTAA
- a CDS encoding peroxiredoxin-like family protein — MKPQEKVPHLELDLINGTKWDMSKQDPEKYTMILFYRGYHCPVCKKQLESLKDKLQKFVDRGINVVAISMDTEERAKKTGDEWDISSIPVAYELSKEQAKEWGLYLSKGISDKEPDLFSEPGMFLIKKDGTLYASSVQTMPFARPALDDILGAIDFVEKEGYPARGEA; from the coding sequence ATGAAACCACAAGAAAAAGTACCACATCTAGAACTAGACCTGATTAATGGAACCAAATGGGACATGTCAAAGCAAGATCCAGAAAAATATACCATGATCCTGTTTTACCGTGGTTACCATTGCCCAGTTTGTAAAAAACAACTAGAATCACTGAAAGACAAGCTTCAGAAATTTGTAGATCGTGGGATAAATGTGGTAGCCATAAGTATGGACACAGAAGAGCGTGCTAAGAAAACAGGAGACGAATGGGACATCAGTAGTATTCCAGTTGCTTATGAATTGAGCAAAGAACAGGCTAAAGAATGGGGACTGTACTTATCTAAAGGTATCAGCGACAAGGAGCCAGACTTATTCTCTGAACCAGGAATGTTTTTGATCAAGAAAGATGGAACATTGTACGCCTCATCAGTACAAACCATGCCCTTTGCACGACCTGCACTAGATGATATTCTGGGAGCAATTGATTTTGTAGAAAAGGAAGGCTATCCAGCCCGTGGAGAAGCGTAA